A part of Methanothrix sp. genomic DNA contains:
- a CDS encoding hydantoinase/oxoprolinase family protein has protein sequence MILGVDIGGANTKAASSDGRFAEIVYLPLWKRCPLEEHLADLSSRLKPDAVGVVMTGELADCFESKMEGVRFIAAAVEETFDCPVRFWGLSGFHESVSRDNAMDLAAANWSASVRLLLRDIGECIFVDMGSTTTDIVPVVDRPLSGFTDLKRLMRGELIYTGLLRTNLAALLPCVDLSGGSAPLSSELFSITADAYLALGDIEPDEYSCETPDGGPKSREGALRRLARTVCSDLDELGEDGALSIAAQTRSRQISVISNGISRVAERHNIRRVVAAGIGEFVVEAACERAALECIRLSEIYTERLSDVFPAFAVARLLSERYPVS, from the coding sequence GTGATTCTCGGAGTCGACATTGGCGGGGCGAACACAAAGGCTGCGAGCTCCGACGGGCGGTTTGCGGAGATCGTCTACCTCCCACTCTGGAAGAGATGTCCGCTGGAAGAGCATCTTGCTGATCTGAGCTCCAGGTTGAAGCCCGATGCTGTGGGCGTGGTCATGACAGGCGAGCTGGCGGACTGCTTTGAGAGCAAGATGGAAGGGGTGAGGTTCATAGCAGCCGCTGTCGAAGAAACGTTCGACTGCCCGGTGCGCTTCTGGGGGCTGAGCGGATTTCATGAGAGCGTTTCAAGAGATAATGCCATGGATCTGGCTGCTGCAAACTGGTCAGCATCCGTCCGTCTCCTCCTGAGAGATATCGGGGAGTGCATCTTCGTCGATATGGGTTCTACAACCACTGATATAGTACCGGTGGTGGACCGGCCGCTTTCCGGCTTCACGGATCTGAAGAGACTGATGCGCGGTGAGCTTATATACACAGGACTGCTGCGCACGAACCTCGCAGCGCTGCTGCCGTGCGTCGATCTATCAGGCGGTTCTGCGCCTCTCTCCTCCGAGCTATTCTCGATAACAGCAGATGCTTACCTCGCGCTGGGGGATATAGAACCGGATGAATATTCATGCGAGACGCCTGACGGCGGGCCGAAGAGCCGTGAGGGAGCTCTCAGAAGACTCGCGAGGACTGTGTGCTCGGATCTGGATGAGCTCGGGGAGGATGGAGCGCTGTCGATCGCGGCCCAGACGAGATCACGGCAGATATCGGTAATATCCAATGGCATATCCAGAGTAGCCGAGAGGCATAACATCCGGCGGGTTGTTGCAGCCGGCATTGGCGAGTTCGTTGTGGAGGCTGCATGCGAGCGTGCAGCTCTGGAATGCATCCGGCTCTCGGAGATATATACCGAGAGGCTGTCCGATGTCTTCCCCGCGTTCGCTGTGGCCCGCCTGCTCTCAGAGCGGTATCCCGTGAGCTAG
- a CDS encoding Coenzyme F420 hydrogenase/dehydrogenase, beta subunit C-terminal domain: MAAKEMYPEPTFLECGFADLDYSVVQRGICCLCGTCIALCPRIGQQNRKPTLMEYDPLCGLCYAYCPRSFFDMPFFERKLFGRSRGSDEALGIYRSAMAARATPVRGRVQDGGVVTALLVHALEKGVIDCAVVTDRNSRWQTVPKVASTPEEIIAAAGTKYTITPSIVGVQMAIDKGFTKIGFTGTPCQIQALRKAQLLEEPYQFGQDKIALLVGLFCMENFDYQRLMTGLVKEKMNLQPTDIERFEIQRGMFRVISKEGVKEVPLNETDEFTWAGCGPCFDFTAELADVSVGSVGSPAGWSTVLVRTDAGERIYRSAISAGVIEEKALTDKGVALMKRLASEKVSRFEDYASRCKLNIKRI; this comes from the coding sequence ATGGCTGCTAAGGAGATGTACCCTGAGCCCACCTTTCTGGAGTGCGGGTTCGCCGATCTGGATTACAGTGTAGTCCAGCGGGGGATCTGCTGTCTGTGCGGCACCTGTATAGCCCTCTGTCCCAGGATCGGGCAGCAGAATCGAAAGCCAACACTTATGGAGTACGATCCCCTCTGTGGTTTATGCTATGCATACTGCCCGAGAAGCTTCTTCGACATGCCATTCTTCGAGAGGAAGCTCTTCGGGAGATCGAGAGGCTCTGATGAAGCCCTGGGGATATACCGGAGCGCGATGGCCGCCCGGGCGACGCCAGTTCGCGGCAGGGTTCAGGATGGTGGGGTTGTTACTGCTCTTCTCGTCCATGCGCTGGAGAAAGGCGTGATCGACTGCGCCGTTGTGACCGACAGAAACTCGAGGTGGCAGACGGTACCCAAGGTCGCGAGCACTCCGGAGGAGATCATCGCAGCTGCAGGCACCAAGTACACCATAACGCCGAGCATAGTCGGCGTTCAGATGGCCATAGACAAGGGCTTCACTAAGATAGGGTTCACGGGAACGCCCTGCCAGATTCAGGCGCTTCGCAAGGCCCAGCTTCTCGAGGAGCCATACCAGTTCGGCCAGGATAAGATCGCTCTGCTTGTGGGTCTCTTCTGCATGGAGAACTTCGATTACCAGAGGCTCATGACCGGCCTGGTGAAGGAGAAGATGAACCTGCAGCCAACAGATATCGAGAGGTTTGAGATACAGAGAGGCATGTTCAGGGTCATCTCTAAGGAGGGCGTGAAGGAGGTTCCCCTCAATGAGACGGATGAGTTCACCTGGGCCGGATGCGGTCCATGCTTCGACTTCACGGCAGAACTTGCGGATGTGTCTGTGGGGAGCGTTGGATCGCCAGCCGGCTGGTCCACAGTGCTCGTGAGAACAGATGCCGGCGAGAGAATATACAGATCCGCGATCTCCGCAGGCGTGATCGAGGAGAAGGCTCTGACCGATAAAGGCGTGGCTCTCATGAAGAGGCTTGCATCCGAGAAGGTCTCGAGGTTCGAGGATTACGCATCCAGATGCAAGCTGAACATAAAGAGGATCTGA
- a CDS encoding redox-regulated ATPase YchF: protein MLSIGLAGKPNAGKSTFFKAATLADVEIANYPFTTIDANHGVSYVRVRCPCVDLGIEGGCGRCINGNRFVPVELIDVAGLVPDAHLGRGLGNEFLDSLRLAEAVIHVLDASGSTDAEGNPVGVGNYDPLRDVEFLKHEISMWLFGILERNWAKLMRQYTSEKAKPEQIIYEQLGGAGVSDKDVRWALARMESDPATWSKDDLKRFAELLRQSSKPMIIAANKIDLAPRENIQRLMELDDIVVPVSGAAEIALRMADKAGVIKYLPGDPDFEVVGELNRAQKAGLDRIRALLKEYGSTGVQECINRAVFDLLDYITVYPVEDENKFTDRNGVVLPDAYLMKRGSTARDLAYRVHTDLGESFLFAIDARRKLRVGEKYELKDGDVIKIVATK from the coding sequence ATGCTGTCAATAGGGCTTGCTGGAAAGCCGAACGCGGGTAAATCGACGTTCTTCAAGGCAGCCACTCTTGCAGATGTGGAGATAGCGAACTATCCGTTCACGACCATCGATGCCAACCACGGCGTCTCATACGTGAGGGTGAGGTGTCCCTGCGTCGATCTCGGGATCGAGGGCGGATGTGGCAGATGCATCAACGGCAACAGGTTCGTGCCCGTGGAGCTCATAGATGTTGCAGGTCTGGTGCCAGATGCTCACCTCGGGAGGGGCCTGGGGAATGAGTTCCTGGACAGCCTGCGACTGGCTGAGGCTGTGATACACGTCCTGGATGCATCGGGCTCGACGGATGCTGAGGGTAACCCGGTCGGAGTCGGAAACTACGATCCCCTGAGGGATGTGGAGTTTCTCAAGCACGAGATAAGCATGTGGCTCTTCGGGATACTTGAGAGGAACTGGGCAAAGCTGATGCGCCAGTACACCTCGGAGAAGGCGAAGCCGGAGCAGATCATATACGAGCAGCTCGGCGGCGCGGGCGTATCTGATAAGGATGTCCGCTGGGCACTCGCCCGCATGGAGTCTGATCCTGCAACATGGAGCAAGGATGATCTCAAGAGGTTCGCAGAGCTTCTCAGGCAGTCCAGCAAGCCCATGATCATAGCAGCCAACAAAATAGATCTCGCGCCCAGGGAGAACATCCAGAGGCTAATGGAGCTCGACGATATCGTGGTGCCTGTAAGTGGAGCTGCGGAGATCGCACTGAGGATGGCGGACAAGGCAGGAGTCATAAAATACCTGCCCGGAGATCCGGATTTCGAGGTTGTGGGCGAGCTGAACAGGGCTCAGAAGGCCGGCCTGGACAGGATAAGAGCTCTCCTGAAGGAGTACGGCTCCACAGGGGTGCAGGAGTGCATCAACCGCGCGGTCTTCGATCTCCTCGACTACATAACAGTCTACCCTGTTGAGGACGAGAACAAGTTCACCGACAGAAACGGTGTGGTCCTGCCTGATGCCTACCTCATGAAGAGAGGATCCACAGCGCGCGATCTCGCTTACAGGGTGCACACAGACCTCGGCGAGAGCTTTCTCTTCGCTATAGATGCGCGCAGGAAGCTGCGCGTTGGGGAGAAGTACGAGCTGAAGGACGGGGACGTTATAAAAATTGTGGCAACCAAATGA
- the argH gene encoding argininosuccinate lyase — protein MLLRGSRLGDISGEVLDFISSRDADLWIAEADVLVDMAHLLMLYERGLIQREDCAEILKALKELLAEGFGVLGEGEDIHEAIEAYIIERVGPAGGRMHTARSRNDEVATCIRIALREQMLGLMEELLQMIDALVRIADETRERIIPGYTHLQHAQPTTLAHHLLAHADALIRDLERFEDAYDRVNLSPLGAAAFASTGFDIDRYMTCELLGFSGIVENSMDAVSGRDFALEVLSDTSILMINLSRIAEEIILWSTCEFGYLEVNDLFASTSSIMPQKKNPDTAELVRAKSGTAIGSLVGALSIAKALPMSYNRDLQELTPHIWRGIGAARSSLRVMKGCVSTLRFDFERLERSSAEGFTTATELADSMVRITGIPFRTAHQIVGRIARLPGKPSLEDLDRIAMEVADLRLSQMGFTAEDLERALDVRTNVSMRSRPGGPAPEEVSRMLDARKKYMESASSRIAERRSSVDAAIKRLMELVDRTVASS, from the coding sequence ATGCTGCTGAGAGGATCGAGGCTGGGAGATATCTCCGGCGAGGTGCTTGATTTCATCTCCTCCAGGGATGCGGATCTGTGGATAGCAGAGGCCGACGTTCTTGTGGATATGGCGCACCTTCTGATGCTTTACGAGAGAGGGCTGATACAGCGAGAGGACTGCGCTGAAATACTCAAAGCGCTGAAGGAGCTGCTCGCAGAGGGGTTCGGCGTTCTCGGAGAGGGAGAGGACATACACGAGGCGATTGAAGCCTACATCATAGAGCGCGTGGGGCCGGCCGGCGGCAGGATGCACACAGCGCGATCAAGGAACGATGAGGTGGCCACATGCATCCGGATCGCTCTTAGAGAGCAGATGCTCGGCCTCATGGAAGAGCTTCTGCAGATGATCGATGCGCTGGTGCGGATCGCAGATGAGACCAGGGAGCGCATCATTCCTGGTTACACACATCTGCAACATGCTCAGCCCACGACTCTCGCGCATCATCTCCTTGCACACGCAGACGCTCTGATAAGAGATCTCGAGAGGTTCGAGGATGCCTACGACAGGGTCAACCTCAGCCCGCTGGGCGCAGCGGCCTTCGCATCCACCGGATTTGATATAGACAGGTACATGACATGCGAGCTTCTCGGCTTCTCCGGGATTGTGGAGAACAGCATGGACGCTGTGTCCGGCAGAGACTTTGCGCTGGAGGTTCTTTCGGACACATCGATACTGATGATAAACCTGAGCAGGATCGCGGAGGAGATCATACTCTGGTCGACCTGTGAGTTTGGATACCTGGAGGTAAACGATCTCTTTGCATCGACGAGCTCGATAATGCCGCAGAAGAAGAACCCTGACACGGCTGAGCTCGTGAGGGCGAAGAGCGGTACTGCCATCGGCTCCCTCGTAGGAGCGCTGAGCATAGCCAAGGCGCTCCCGATGAGCTACAACAGGGATCTCCAGGAGCTCACGCCCCACATATGGCGCGGGATTGGAGCTGCAAGATCATCGCTCAGGGTCATGAAGGGCTGTGTGTCAACGCTCAGGTTCGACTTTGAGAGACTCGAGAGATCATCAGCTGAAGGATTCACGACAGCCACCGAGCTTGCTGATTCAATGGTAAGAATTACAGGCATCCCGTTCAGAACTGCTCACCAGATTGTAGGGAGGATTGCACGCCTTCCAGGGAAACCCAGCCTGGAGGATCTCGACAGGATAGCCATGGAGGTGGCAGATCTGCGGCTGAGCCAGATGGGGTTCACGGCTGAGGATCTCGAGAGAGCCCTCGATGTGAGGACAAACGTCTCGATGCGCTCCAGACCTGGCGGTCCTGCGCCGGAGGAGGTCTCAAGGATGCTGGATGCCAGGAAAAAGTACATGGAATCAGCATCCTCCAGGATAGCGGAGAGGCGCTCAAGTGTCGACGCAGCCATAAAACGCCTGATGGAGCTTGTCGATCGCACGGTGGCGTCTTCATGA